One window of the Burkholderia sp. WP9 genome contains the following:
- a CDS encoding TrbI/VirB10 family protein, translating into MTERNDIEHAAPTDVGPQPSLDLPGRRKTRVGKLRLVLVALAVIALGASGVTIYLQRLFQQHQDAKEAALNKPKDSGVNDASGDLETQKDRIRRAEAEQARAASAAAAAAAANSRLPAPAGAASQANGQAVAVSNRPRPLTPAERRLQGSVLVSNGDNDGNNNSGQSDDGPVAANETPGDSGGNTGTGGRVAGGLAGMAKSMGLSALRGGNAGGTSGSPGKTDPGDGKGSSIDQSLQPSKLQPMQASFRPNRHYLLSRNTMIRCGQATAIRTDRPGLIGCPIAQDVWSDDGTTLLVRKGAMAKGEQRDAVMQGQGVIGAIWDEIDDGDVHIPLNSPATDPLGAAGIPAYVDEHFWQRFKGALMVSLIGDFGQALANKATGSGQTITFSNSSNATQDVAAETLRNTINIPPTAYSNQGSVINIFVARDIDLSRVYENVDAQGNAIGQNGQQ; encoded by the coding sequence ATGACTGAACGGAACGATATCGAACATGCAGCGCCGACCGACGTCGGACCGCAGCCTTCGCTCGACCTGCCGGGGCGCCGGAAGACACGCGTGGGCAAGCTACGTCTGGTGCTGGTCGCGCTCGCTGTTATTGCGCTGGGTGCATCGGGCGTCACGATCTATCTGCAACGCCTGTTCCAGCAGCATCAGGATGCGAAGGAGGCGGCGCTGAACAAGCCGAAGGACAGCGGCGTAAATGATGCCAGTGGGGATCTGGAAACGCAGAAGGATCGGATCAGACGTGCGGAAGCCGAGCAGGCCCGGGCAGCGTCGGCGGCTGCGGCCGCAGCTGCGGCAAATTCCCGCCTTCCAGCACCGGCCGGCGCGGCATCGCAGGCGAACGGACAGGCGGTGGCCGTGAGTAATCGGCCGCGGCCGCTCACGCCGGCCGAGCGCCGCCTGCAGGGCAGCGTACTCGTTTCGAATGGTGACAACGACGGGAACAACAATTCTGGCCAGAGCGACGATGGCCCCGTTGCAGCGAATGAAACCCCAGGTGACAGCGGCGGCAACACTGGAACCGGCGGCCGGGTCGCCGGCGGTCTGGCCGGGATGGCTAAGTCGATGGGCCTGTCAGCGCTGCGCGGCGGCAATGCAGGCGGCACGTCCGGCTCACCTGGCAAGACGGACCCGGGCGACGGCAAGGGTTCGTCGATTGATCAGTCCTTGCAGCCATCGAAGCTGCAGCCGATGCAGGCCTCGTTCCGGCCGAACCGGCATTACCTGCTCAGTCGCAACACGATGATCCGATGTGGACAGGCGACGGCGATCCGTACCGACCGGCCGGGCCTGATCGGATGCCCGATCGCGCAGGACGTGTGGTCCGATGACGGCACGACGCTGCTCGTTCGCAAGGGCGCGATGGCGAAGGGCGAGCAGCGCGATGCGGTTATGCAGGGTCAGGGCGTGATCGGCGCAATCTGGGATGAGATCGATGACGGCGACGTGCACATTCCGCTGAACTCGCCCGCTACCGATCCGCTTGGCGCCGCCGGGATTCCGGCTTACGTCGACGAGCATTTCTGGCAGCGCTTCAAGGGTGCGCTGATGGTGAGTCTCATCGGCGACTTCGGACAGGCTCTGGCGAACAAGGCGACTGGCTCGGGCCAGACGATCACGTTCTCCAACAGTTCGAACGCCACGCAGGACGTGGCAGCAGAGACGCTGCGTAACACCATCAATATCCCGCCGACGGCGTATTCGAACCAGGGATCGGTAATCAATATCTTTGTGGCGCGCGACATTGACCTGAGCCGCGTGTACGAGAACGTCGACGCGCAGGGCAACGCGATTGGCCAGAACGGACAGCAATGA
- a CDS encoding type IV secretion system protein encodes MASTIRQWFASATPARKRKGSPAGSTTSADASVSGAESGERDAVSWYLKQAQAFEKSKVQSAEEKARIADRRSVLLGMVALAAVSGMGILGLLKRPNPPAVLRVDASTGKVDVLPTTANGHVTFSEKTDRADLHRYVELRENYDWETISDTHAAVMFMSADHEKEAYDGLVRGPVGPLKLLKDQARVIARVGSITFVGSTAQVFFSRQLVPLNPAAKRPDPTYWIATVAFERVNVPEKQDQQDLNADGFRCTSYEVTRDWTRAPADAAPASAPEAAGGGA; translated from the coding sequence ATGGCATCGACTATCAGGCAATGGTTTGCGTCGGCAACGCCCGCGCGCAAGCGTAAGGGAAGCCCGGCCGGGTCGACCACGTCAGCAGACGCGTCGGTGAGCGGTGCTGAGTCGGGCGAGCGCGATGCGGTTAGCTGGTACCTGAAACAGGCACAGGCCTTCGAAAAGTCGAAGGTCCAATCAGCGGAAGAGAAGGCCCGTATCGCCGACCGGCGGTCGGTGCTTTTGGGTATGGTCGCTCTCGCCGCTGTTTCTGGCATGGGGATTTTAGGACTCCTGAAACGGCCAAACCCGCCCGCCGTGCTGCGTGTGGACGCGTCGACCGGTAAGGTCGACGTGCTGCCGACAACCGCGAACGGACACGTTACGTTTTCGGAGAAGACCGATCGTGCGGATCTGCACCGTTACGTCGAGTTGCGCGAGAACTACGACTGGGAGACGATTTCCGATACGCACGCCGCAGTGATGTTCATGAGCGCCGACCACGAGAAGGAAGCCTATGACGGGCTCGTGCGCGGCCCGGTGGGGCCGCTCAAGCTGCTGAAGGATCAGGCACGGGTGATTGCACGCGTCGGCTCGATCACTTTCGTGGGTTCCACCGCGCAGGTGTTTTTCTCGCGTCAGCTGGTCCCACTGAATCCCGCAGCGAAACGCCCGGATCCGACGTACTGGATTGCGACGGTCGCCTTCGAGCGTGTGAACGTTCCGGAAAAGCAGGATCAGCAGGATCTCAACGCTGACGGTTTTCGCTGCACGAGCTACGAGGTCACGCGCGACTGGACGCGCGCGCCCGCCGATGCTGCGCCGGCATCTGCCCCTGAGGCAGCCGGAGGTGGCGCATGA
- the stbB gene encoding StbB family protein: protein MKIAVINFSGNVGKTTIAHHLLAPRLEGAEVISIESINSDGTGNAALRGKQFDELQDRMMTMRHVVVDVGASNVEDFIALMQSYDGSHEDFDMFIVPTVPPLKQQLDTIATLDQLSALGVASDRIRLLFNFVDPKSNLDKVFGRLFTRHAAVGGFVLDPSAVIYENPIYEKIKTIGKTITDVNSDTTDYVAWNARSMEDDTPAPQRAHIRQMVAIKRLATRVTREHDDAFRLLVH, encoded by the coding sequence ATGAAAATCGCTGTCATCAATTTCTCGGGCAACGTCGGCAAAACTACCATTGCGCATCACCTTCTGGCACCTCGACTGGAAGGCGCCGAGGTTATATCGATCGAGTCGATCAACTCGGATGGTACCGGGAACGCCGCCTTGCGCGGCAAACAGTTCGATGAATTGCAGGACCGGATGATGACCATGCGACACGTTGTCGTTGACGTGGGAGCATCCAACGTCGAAGACTTTATCGCGTTGATGCAAAGCTACGACGGGTCACACGAGGACTTCGATATGTTCATTGTTCCGACCGTACCGCCTCTGAAGCAACAGCTCGACACGATAGCCACGCTCGATCAGTTGAGCGCCCTGGGCGTAGCATCCGACCGGATCAGATTGCTGTTCAACTTCGTTGATCCGAAGAGCAATCTGGACAAGGTTTTCGGTCGCCTGTTTACGCGTCATGCGGCAGTGGGTGGCTTTGTTCTCGATCCGTCCGCAGTCATTTATGAAAATCCGATTTATGAAAAGATAAAGACGATCGGCAAGACCATTACTGACGTCAACAGCGACACAACGGATTATGTTGCGTGGAACGCACGGTCAATGGAGGACGATACGCCGGCGCCCCAGCGAGCCCATATCCGTCAGATGGTCGCCATCAAACGACTGGCCACGCGTGTAACACGCGAGCATGACGACGCGTTCCGGCTTCTGGTGCACTGA
- a CDS encoding type IV secretion system protein: MSYTPITTTIFSDMTADFDANVISTISSGSERIIGLISPLIAACFSIYVLLILWTYWQGRNDEPVNDFLMRMATCAFILTCGINIQFYTTYIVPSLNGLGEQLAGAITGQTNPISGLDNLLSAYINACGQIYDNAHNFQIIGAVWVITVMIIFATPFMGLAVAYIILAKFALGLLLALGPLFISMALFPPVRQFFWNWAGQCLNYALLVALFAGAGAIEVNFAQKIAPSGSAFPSMKQVVEIDVMGVVFFIVALNLPGLASALASGVGISTMTGKLGGVGKAIAAASKLGGSGKQTTGGSVSKA; encoded by the coding sequence ATGTCATACACACCGATCACAACGACCATCTTTTCGGATATGACGGCCGATTTTGATGCGAACGTCATTTCGACCATCAGTTCGGGTTCAGAGCGCATCATCGGACTGATCTCACCGCTGATTGCAGCTTGTTTCAGCATCTATGTGCTGCTGATCCTGTGGACGTACTGGCAGGGGCGAAACGATGAGCCTGTTAACGATTTTCTGATGCGCATGGCGACCTGCGCATTCATCCTGACGTGCGGGATCAACATCCAGTTCTACACCACGTACATCGTGCCGTCCCTGAACGGTTTGGGCGAGCAGCTGGCCGGAGCGATAACCGGGCAGACGAACCCGATTTCCGGGCTGGATAACCTGCTGAGCGCGTACATCAATGCGTGTGGACAGATCTACGACAACGCGCATAACTTTCAGATCATCGGTGCCGTGTGGGTCATCACGGTGATGATCATCTTTGCGACGCCGTTCATGGGGTTGGCCGTTGCCTACATCATCCTCGCGAAGTTTGCGCTGGGTCTTTTGCTTGCGCTTGGACCCCTGTTCATTTCGATGGCGCTGTTTCCTCCAGTCCGTCAGTTCTTCTGGAACTGGGCGGGCCAGTGCCTTAACTACGCTCTGCTCGTGGCGCTTTTCGCAGGCGCCGGAGCTATCGAGGTGAATTTTGCGCAGAAGATCGCGCCTTCCGGATCGGCTTTCCCATCGATGAAGCAGGTGGTCGAAATCGATGTGATGGGTGTGGTGTTCTTCATTGTCGCGCTCAACCTGCCGGGTCTCGCATCGGCGCTGGCGAGCGGCGTGGGCATTTCCACGATGACCGGCAAGCTCGGCGGGGTCGGTAAAGCGATCGCGGCCGCGTCGAAGTTAGGTGGCTCGGGAAAGCAGACCACAGGCGGGTCGGTGTCGAAAGCGTAA
- a CDS encoding type IV secretory system conjugative DNA transfer family protein, with amino-acid sequence MTNSQHLYPPFIVGKYKGEYLKYYGQDFLMAAAGTRSGKGTSLVIPNLLTYPDSVVVEDVKEENYLYTSGYRRACGHETYLWAPFSEDGRSHAYNPLDYIQRRAPYTRVGDVMTIGEHLYPSSVDARLKYWNDNARNLFIGIVLYLLETPSLPCTFGEVLRQASGKGRTIREHISSIVSTRVNATDALPALTFECLDALNRFLSQSKEAFANIVSTMTAPLNVFSNPVVDAATSRSDFDLGDVRKKRMSIYVGIKPGDLKAGALLVNLFFSQLIDLNTRELPAENPALKYQCALVLDEFAAPGKIDIIDTANAFIAGYNLRLMLIFQGMSQLEDPKLYGKHGAETLAINCKMRSLYAPRTVKESEEYSKMLGTFTHMARSRSRSRGRSSSTSTNESEHGRPLMLPQELRALKHNKQIITIEGCEPILCEKAFFYEDAELVDRLVRQSPYLQGVMAKLENANRRRAWLGFTPKFPDEQQMKHAAFVARELCAPVPRIDVEQWWHAQNAARRAQQGVAAADAARQSAGPPRDVREHEIGVLAPVHFTNRHSIRASLFQLMPYLREVLPDAAAATASTADAHSSVAPPQPEPQGVIV; translated from the coding sequence ATGACGAATTCACAACATCTGTATCCGCCGTTCATTGTCGGCAAGTACAAGGGTGAATATCTGAAGTATTACGGCCAGGATTTCCTGATGGCGGCCGCCGGCACCCGCTCCGGCAAGGGCACGTCGCTTGTGATCCCGAATCTTCTCACCTATCCCGATTCGGTCGTGGTCGAGGACGTCAAGGAAGAGAACTACCTGTATACGTCGGGCTACCGGCGTGCGTGCGGTCACGAAACCTACCTGTGGGCGCCGTTCTCGGAAGACGGCCGCTCACATGCGTACAACCCGCTCGACTACATCCAGCGTCGCGCACCCTATACGCGCGTGGGCGACGTGATGACGATCGGCGAGCACCTGTATCCGTCCAGCGTCGACGCGCGTCTGAAGTACTGGAACGACAATGCCCGCAACCTGTTCATCGGGATTGTGCTGTATCTGCTGGAAACGCCCTCGCTGCCATGCACGTTTGGCGAGGTGCTGCGGCAGGCCTCCGGCAAGGGCAGGACGATCCGTGAACACATCTCGTCGATCGTCAGCACGCGCGTGAATGCGACTGACGCGCTGCCGGCGCTCACCTTCGAGTGTCTCGATGCGCTGAACCGCTTCCTGTCGCAATCGAAGGAGGCCTTCGCGAACATCGTATCGACGATGACCGCGCCCCTGAACGTCTTCAGCAATCCGGTCGTCGACGCGGCAACCAGCCGCTCGGACTTCGATCTGGGCGACGTGCGCAAAAAGCGCATGTCGATCTACGTTGGCATCAAGCCGGGCGATCTGAAAGCCGGTGCGCTGCTGGTCAATCTCTTTTTCTCGCAGCTGATCGACCTGAACACGCGCGAGCTTCCCGCCGAAAATCCGGCGCTGAAATACCAGTGCGCGCTGGTCCTGGACGAGTTTGCAGCGCCCGGCAAGATCGACATCATTGATACCGCCAACGCATTCATTGCGGGCTACAACCTGCGACTGATGCTGATTTTCCAGGGTATGTCGCAGCTCGAGGATCCGAAGCTGTACGGAAAGCACGGCGCCGAAACGCTGGCAATCAACTGCAAGATGCGCAGCCTGTATGCGCCGCGCACCGTGAAGGAGTCGGAAGAGTACTCGAAGATGCTGGGCACCTTCACCCATATGGCGCGCTCGCGCAGCCGCAGCCGCGGCCGCAGTTCGTCGACCAGCACCAATGAGTCGGAGCACGGCAGGCCGCTCATGTTGCCGCAGGAGCTGCGTGCATTGAAACACAACAAACAGATCATCACGATCGAGGGCTGCGAGCCGATCCTGTGCGAGAAGGCGTTTTTCTATGAAGACGCCGAGCTCGTCGACCGGCTCGTGCGGCAGAGCCCCTACCTGCAAGGGGTGATGGCGAAGCTGGAGAACGCCAACCGCCGACGCGCCTGGCTCGGCTTCACCCCGAAGTTTCCGGACGAACAGCAGATGAAGCACGCTGCGTTCGTCGCGCGCGAGCTCTGTGCACCCGTGCCCAGGATCGACGTCGAGCAATGGTGGCACGCGCAGAATGCCGCCCGCCGTGCGCAGCAGGGCGTCGCTGCCGCGGATGCGGCCAGGCAGTCGGCCGGTCCACCGCGCGACGTGCGCGAGCACGAGATCGGCGTGCTTGCGCCTGTTCACTTCACCAACCGTCACAGCATACGCGCGTCGCTCTTCCAGCTGATGCCTTACCTGCGTGAAGTCCTGCCAGACGCGGCTGCCGCAACTGCGTCGACTGCGGACGCACACAGCTCTGTCGCCCCGCCCCAACCTGAACCGCAAGGAGTCATCGTATGA
- the virB11 gene encoding P-type DNA transfer ATPase VirB11, with protein sequence MSAVVIDVIEKGTIARSFLKQMGISYFFDGSLTEVAINRPGEIWTQGSAGWRRHDAPACSLDACFKLANALTVMKGGRFSTKEPIHPVVLPEGQRGHVLMQPACEQDTISITIRIPSDVRFPVADYERNGWFEGYRDVSPRRDMSVSPDLQPFELEMLDAKSQRNVTRMLELAVANRLNIVLAGGTGSGKTTLNKALSDLVPSDERIGTIEDTPELSLPNHPNRVHMFFSDTLPAKELVRSTLRMKFDRVFLAELRGDETWDYMTLLNTGTPGGITTVHCNDARSAPSRIATLIKQSAVGQTLDWQFIMEQVRVTVDLVLFMRNKRLAEIWYDPIGKAQLLGCVS encoded by the coding sequence ATGAGCGCAGTCGTCATCGATGTAATCGAAAAGGGCACGATCGCCCGCAGCTTCCTGAAGCAGATGGGTATCTCATACTTCTTTGATGGAAGCCTCACCGAGGTCGCGATCAACCGTCCGGGCGAGATCTGGACGCAGGGCAGTGCCGGATGGCGACGGCATGACGCACCGGCCTGTTCGCTGGATGCGTGCTTCAAGCTCGCCAACGCGCTGACGGTGATGAAGGGCGGCAGGTTTTCGACAAAGGAGCCGATTCATCCGGTGGTGCTGCCTGAGGGCCAGCGCGGGCACGTGCTGATGCAGCCGGCCTGCGAGCAGGACACGATCTCCATCACGATCCGTATCCCGTCAGACGTGCGCTTCCCGGTGGCCGACTATGAGCGCAACGGATGGTTCGAGGGCTATCGGGACGTGTCGCCGCGTCGCGACATGTCGGTGTCGCCCGACCTTCAGCCGTTCGAGCTCGAGATGCTTGATGCGAAAAGTCAGCGCAACGTCACGCGCATGCTCGAGCTTGCGGTCGCCAACCGGTTGAACATTGTGCTCGCCGGTGGTACCGGCTCCGGCAAGACAACACTGAACAAGGCGCTCTCGGATCTCGTGCCGTCCGATGAACGGATCGGCACGATTGAGGATACGCCTGAGCTGTCACTGCCAAACCATCCCAACCGCGTACACATGTTCTTCAGCGACACGCTGCCGGCGAAGGAACTGGTGCGCTCCACGCTGCGCATGAAGTTTGACCGTGTGTTTCTGGCCGAGCTGCGAGGCGACGAGACGTGGGACTACATGACGCTGCTCAATACGGGGACGCCCGGCGGCATCACAACCGTGCATTGCAACGATGCGCGGTCGGCACCGTCGCGCATCGCAACGCTGATCAAGCAGAGCGCGGTCGGCCAGACGCTCGACTGGCAATTCATCATGGAACAGGTGCGCGTAACGGTTGATCTGGTTCTCTTCATGCGCAACAAGCGGCTCGCCGAGATCTGGTACGACCCGATCGGCAAGGCGCAGCTGCTGGGCTGTGTCTCATGA
- a CDS encoding LPD7 domain-containing protein, which produces MNEIEFPDDLIDYRERGAANSDDASAIRARSTPPANEPDAGRVPLNPGTPVDSTTQGRLKKIRAADRAKAEALLKRDSSTNTETSTAIDEAVRPADGTGKPLGKTRDQTENTIRPKPIFEKTGYDVPKSVANQYVAHEGKFLDRKSEAVHFEDRGRSLSTDSEDRDVIAHMVEVAKAKHWGELQLKGSEEFRRQAWIAAELAGMPTRGFKPQEQDRAVLTAAREAMRIGAGERSNDPDKARTNEMEAADAAGQKKPAAPRRESAAPEGGRTAAPQPLSATPASPVQDTPTPAGVTAGVLVAHGPAPFNHDEKQNDSYYATVRTQAGERTVWGLDLERAIAESGVQTGQQIELEKGGSRSMTAEQRQFDKKGKELAPKTVTSRRNEWFVSSPDVPGLPTREQREALASARREGDERRRIVEARERFLNGEWKYSKEQQQTLDEARERIKAQAAREVLRDEIKNLPEQQQEKLMGEFESAVTAARAANRSLDVPMPQVSEATIEAVREQIGRERAGQGRDRQQSSREQAQPAAQTQEAGPDSPTLEIEP; this is translated from the coding sequence ATGAACGAGATCGAATTTCCCGACGACCTGATCGATTACCGCGAGCGTGGCGCGGCCAATTCCGACGACGCGTCGGCGATACGTGCCCGGTCGACGCCGCCGGCGAACGAGCCGGATGCCGGCAGGGTGCCGCTCAATCCCGGGACCCCTGTCGACAGCACGACGCAAGGGCGGTTGAAAAAAATCCGGGCGGCGGATCGCGCGAAGGCCGAGGCGTTGCTGAAACGCGACTCGTCGACCAATACAGAGACCAGCACAGCGATTGACGAAGCGGTGAGGCCAGCCGACGGAACGGGCAAGCCGCTCGGGAAGACTCGCGACCAGACTGAAAACACCATCCGGCCGAAGCCGATTTTCGAGAAGACTGGTTACGACGTGCCGAAGTCGGTAGCCAACCAGTACGTGGCGCACGAGGGTAAGTTTCTCGATCGCAAAAGCGAGGCGGTGCACTTCGAGGACAGGGGCCGCTCGCTGTCGACGGACAGTGAGGACCGCGACGTGATCGCGCACATGGTCGAAGTCGCGAAGGCGAAGCACTGGGGCGAGTTGCAGCTCAAGGGTAGCGAGGAATTCCGTCGACAGGCGTGGATCGCGGCCGAGCTCGCTGGCATGCCGACGCGTGGATTCAAGCCCCAGGAGCAGGATCGGGCCGTACTGACCGCCGCGCGCGAGGCGATGCGCATCGGGGCTGGCGAGCGATCGAATGATCCGGACAAGGCGCGCACGAATGAGATGGAGGCCGCAGACGCCGCAGGGCAAAAGAAGCCCGCCGCGCCGCGGCGTGAAAGCGCCGCGCCCGAAGGCGGCCGCACGGCCGCCCCGCAACCGTTGTCGGCCACACCGGCCAGCCCGGTTCAGGACACGCCAACGCCGGCCGGTGTCACGGCGGGCGTACTGGTGGCGCACGGGCCCGCGCCTTTCAACCACGATGAAAAGCAGAACGACAGCTACTACGCGACCGTGCGTACGCAGGCCGGCGAGCGCACGGTCTGGGGACTGGACCTCGAGCGTGCGATCGCAGAGAGCGGCGTGCAGACGGGCCAGCAGATCGAACTGGAGAAGGGTGGCAGCCGCAGCATGACAGCCGAGCAGCGCCAGTTCGACAAAAAGGGCAAGGAGCTCGCGCCGAAGACGGTCACGAGCCGGCGCAACGAGTGGTTTGTGTCCTCGCCCGATGTGCCTGGCCTGCCCACGCGTGAGCAGCGCGAAGCGCTTGCCAGCGCACGGCGGGAGGGCGACGAGCGCCGGCGGATCGTCGAGGCGCGCGAGCGGTTTCTGAACGGCGAGTGGAAATACTCGAAGGAACAGCAGCAGACGCTCGATGAAGCACGCGAACGGATCAAGGCGCAGGCAGCGCGCGAGGTGCTGCGTGACGAGATCAAAAACCTGCCAGAGCAGCAGCAGGAGAAGCTGATGGGGGAGTTCGAAAGCGCCGTGACCGCGGCGCGCGCCGCTAACCGGTCACTGGACGTGCCGATGCCTCAGGTAAGCGAAGCGACGATCGAGGCGGTACGCGAGCAGATCGGGCGGGAGCGCGCCGGGCAGGGCAGAGATAGGCAGCAATCGTCGCGTGAACAGGCACAGCCCGCAGCGCAAACCCAGGAGGCCGGCCCTGACTCGCCGACGCTCGAAATCGAACCGTAA
- a CDS encoding TrbG/VirB9 family P-type conjugative transfer protein produces the protein MKGRTVRMSASSAAVALGFALAPIHARALETPHSCGSDPHIQCATYDPDQAYRVATMPGRVVMIQFEPGEHIINSGEGIGDARAWHVAINDSGAMLKPGAPQPETNLVLVTNRRTYSLSLVDVSVSQPATWMLRFDYPDTRAKAASAQQRRQATVSAALGSQQTSQQGNGPAVPASIANSAGVAKADPVTSVPAANIQYMMRGDRALAPTALWDDGRFTYFKYATARDLPTIFTKLPDGGEATANFHMEGDTVVVHEVSKSFVIRYGQAVLGIRNDGYSPDGHYNRSGSSVPGRARIERDHPDVSTN, from the coding sequence ATGAAGGGACGAACGGTCCGGATGTCAGCGAGCTCGGCGGCGGTCGCACTGGGTTTCGCGTTGGCGCCGATCCACGCGCGAGCCCTCGAAACGCCGCACAGCTGCGGCTCGGACCCGCATATCCAGTGTGCGACCTACGATCCGGACCAGGCGTATCGCGTGGCGACCATGCCGGGGCGTGTGGTGATGATCCAGTTCGAGCCAGGTGAACACATCATTAACAGCGGCGAGGGCATTGGAGACGCCAGGGCCTGGCACGTCGCCATCAACGACAGCGGCGCGATGCTGAAACCGGGTGCGCCGCAGCCAGAAACCAATCTTGTGCTCGTCACCAACCGGCGCACCTATTCGTTGTCGCTGGTCGACGTGTCAGTCTCGCAGCCGGCGACATGGATGTTGCGTTTCGATTATCCGGACACGCGTGCCAAAGCGGCGAGCGCGCAGCAGCGCCGGCAGGCAACGGTGAGCGCGGCGCTGGGTAGTCAGCAGACCAGTCAGCAGGGCAACGGGCCAGCGGTTCCCGCCTCGATCGCGAACAGCGCGGGTGTTGCGAAAGCGGATCCTGTGACGTCGGTTCCCGCCGCCAATATCCAATACATGATGCGCGGCGATCGTGCACTCGCGCCGACCGCCCTTTGGGACGACGGCCGCTTTACGTACTTCAAGTATGCGACCGCGCGTGACCTGCCAACGATTTTCACGAAACTGCCCGACGGCGGTGAGGCGACGGCGAACTTCCATATGGAGGGCGACACGGTTGTCGTGCACGAAGTCTCGAAGTCGTTTGTTATCCGCTACGGCCAGGCGGTGCTGGGTATCCGCAATGACGGCTATTCGCCCGATGGCCATTACAACCGTTCGGGCTCATCGGTGCCAGGCAGGGCGCGCATCGAGCGCGACCATCCCGATGTGTCGACGAACTGA
- a CDS encoding TrbM/KikA/MpfK family conjugal transfer protein, protein MKRLIAMLICGAVATQTVALADDDNPSACGAVLCLAGLIAGGSAGGDCKNYMTGYFSIVKFHHGHFDETGTSNARSDFTNQCQSVGPDTKKGVNDRYGNVQSGP, encoded by the coding sequence ATGAAACGACTGATCGCAATGTTAATCTGCGGCGCGGTCGCCACCCAGACGGTGGCGCTGGCCGACGACGACAATCCGTCCGCCTGCGGTGCCGTCCTGTGTCTCGCCGGACTGATCGCCGGTGGCAGTGCCGGCGGGGACTGCAAAAACTATATGACGGGTTACTTTTCCATCGTGAAATTTCACCACGGCCACTTCGATGAGACAGGCACGTCGAATGCCCGCAGCGATTTCACGAACCAGTGCCAGAGCGTTGGACCGGATACGAAGAAAGGTGTGAACGACCGCTACGGAAACGTTCAATCTGGTCCGTGA